The nucleotide window AAGCTCAGTTCCTCGCGCCCTCGCACCATCCGGTGCGGCAAGGCGGCATGACCTGCGCTTCCTGTCACAACGTGCACTCGGCCCAGCCGGGAGCCTTGGCGGTGGAAGGGCGCACCAACGATCTGTGCGTGAGCTGTCACAGCGAGAAGGAAGGCCCCTTCATTTTCCAACACGAACCGGTGGAAGAGGACTGCATGACCTGCCATCAACCGCACGGTGCCGTAGCCGACAACCTCTTGCAAGCCAACGAACCGTTCCTGTGCTTGCAGTGCCACGAGTTCCACTTCCATGCTGGGCTGGAAGCGCGGCCCGAGGCGCCGGTGTTTACGGTTGGTGGTCGCCAGTACCCCAACGTGCTCGGTGCCCACGGCTATCAGCGTTCCTTCGCCACCAAGTGCACCCAGTGCCACACGCAAGTTCACGGTTCCGACCTCCCCTCCCAGGGGATTTCCAGCCGTGGTCGGTCGCTGACGCGATAAGGAGGCAGCCATGAAAGCTCGATACACGCTTTTTGCTCTGCTTTTGGCCTGGTACCCCGCAAGCCTCCTGGCGCAAGTCACCGGCACGGTGCAGTTGGGAGGCCACGGGACCAGCGAAAAGGACAACCCCGCCCGGGCGGGCGAGTACAGCACCACTCAGTCCGGCCCGGACGCGGCGGTTTCGCTGCAGTACAAAGCCGACGGGTTTTACCTGGGCTTGGAAAGCCTGGCGCTTTCCTCTGACCAGCAAAAGCACGATCTGACCTTTGAACTGGGGCGGATGGTGCGGTCGCACACCACGTTTTCCAAGCTCCCCCATCGCCTGGTGCACGACTCCCTGGCCAACTTGGCGGGGGCCATTGCCGATGTGAAGATCGTTTATGCCACCGACATGGATCCTGCTGCGCGGTACGGCATCCGCTACGATGAGCTGACCAACCACACGGACATCCAATTACCGCAGGCCCCGTGGCTGACCATCAGCACCGATTACCGCGAGCAATGGCGCCAGGGCCACGTGCAAGCGCTTTCCACCTCTCACTGCTACTCCTGCCACGTGGTGAGCGTCACCCGCAGCCTGGACTTGCACACTAAGGACGCAGGCATTTCCGCCCAGGCTAGCTTTGGCGGCTGGCACGTGAAAGCCACGGTCTCCAGCCGCGACGCCCGGGAGCGGGAAGGCGCGCCTACCAGAACTTACGAGCGCGCTCAGCATCCTTCCCTGCGGACCCCCCTGTTCGACGATC belongs to Thermoanaerobaculum aquaticum and includes:
- a CDS encoding DmsE family decaheme c-type cytochrome, encoding DGFALNTHSRIASFETPGGVTGCASCHGDVSAHAQSGDPADIRGFGKNVQADTQACLSCHGRSDKAAFAASAHGGEVACSSCHTIHTRKSANSTCGNCHADVQAQFLAPSHHPVRQGGMTCASCHNVHSAQPGALAVEGRTNDLCVSCHSEKEGPFIFQHEPVEEDCMTCHQPHGAVADNLLQANEPFLCLQCHEFHFHAGLEARPEAPVFTVGGRQYPNVLGAHGYQRSFATKCTQCHTQVHGSDLPSQGISSRGRSLTR